Proteins encoded together in one Salmo salar chromosome ssa08, Ssal_v3.1, whole genome shotgun sequence window:
- the LOC106610067 gene encoding uncharacterized protein isoform X1 yields MANCNVMVFHTQMASVMEVLANAAVAEICKLVDDDYAVFRLEISQSQKENRALRRKLQLLELKVSRDRALASRPSSVKILDRYRGMERGEGHLNGGNRSFVKPAGRNTWRDDQPITVDEGSGTSTQHVMVIESTDAEAAGPGVTQEKSAGEEDPRYCRDIQTGEPSVATEDPVTIPALPRTRHSITEVSGTLNAVIKTETITGLRQLGYPPAPRSEYLLCSSPSAVLSHRDLGDSLLTVNDLSCSYATETEMIPADMPVALDIQTNPLRGNWNRYISSVYSEGCLDKKGEGLVVDKVTESGGPRSSDMECRV; encoded by the exons ATGGCTAACTGTAACGtaatggtttttcacactcaaatggCCTCCGTAATGGaggtgctagcgaatgcagccgtggcagaaatctgtaaactcgtagacgacgactatgcagtgtttcgtttggaaatttctcaaagccagaaagaaaacagggctttgcggaggaaactacagctaCTAGAACTGAAGGTGTCACGGGATCGCGCACTTGCCAGTCGTCCCAGTAGTGTCAAGATCCTCGACCGATACAGAGGAATGGAAAGAG gtgaaggacatctcaaTGGAGGCAACAGAAGTTTTGTGAAGCCAGCGGGACGCAAtacatggagagatgaccaaccaatcactgttgatgaggggagtggaacctcTACCCAGCATGTTATGGTGATAGAG TCTACAGATGCAGAGGCTGCAGGTCCTGGGGTCACGCAGGAGAAGTCTGCAGGAGAGGAGGACCCACGGTACTGCAGAGATATCCAGACTGGAGAGCCCTCTGTAGCCACAGAAGACCCCGTCACCATCCCAGCACTGCCCAGGACTCGACACAGCATCACGGAGGTCAGTGGAACGCTGAACGCCGTCATCAAGACAGAGACTATAACGGGGCTGAGGCAACTGGGCTATCCTCCTGCTCCCCGCTCAGAGTATTTACTTTGCAGTAGTCCGAGCGCGGTTCTGTCCCATCGGGATTTAGGTGACTCGTTACTGACTGTAAATGATCTGTCCTGTTCATAtgctacagagacagagatgataCCTGCTGACATGCCTGTGGCTTTAGATATACAGACTAATCCATTGAGAGGGAACTGGAACCGTTACATTAGTAGTGTATATTCTGAAGGGTGCCTAGATAAGAAAGGAGAGGGCCTGGTTGTCGATAAGGTGACTGAAAGTGGAGGGCCACGCTCCTCTGACATGGAATGCAGAGTCTAA
- the LOC106610067 gene encoding zinc finger protein 214-like isoform X2, giving the protein MANCNVMVFHTQMASVMEVLANAAVAEICKLVDDDYAVFRLEISQSQKENRALRRKLQLLELKVSRDRALASRPSSVKILDRYRGMERGEGHLNGGNRSFVKPAGRNTWRDDQPITVDEGSGTSTQHVMVIESTDAEAAGPGVTQEKSAGEEDPRYCRDIQTGEPSVATEDPVTIPALPRTRHSITEACNLKRHQRVHIGERFYSWPQCEKRFSHQHQLTMHLKVHTGERL; this is encoded by the exons ATGGCTAACTGTAACGtaatggtttttcacactcaaatggCCTCCGTAATGGaggtgctagcgaatgcagccgtggcagaaatctgtaaactcgtagacgacgactatgcagtgtttcgtttggaaatttctcaaagccagaaagaaaacagggctttgcggaggaaactacagctaCTAGAACTGAAGGTGTCACGGGATCGCGCACTTGCCAGTCGTCCCAGTAGTGTCAAGATCCTCGACCGATACAGAGGAATGGAAAGAG gtgaaggacatctcaaTGGAGGCAACAGAAGTTTTGTGAAGCCAGCGGGACGCAAtacatggagagatgaccaaccaatcactgttgatgaggggagtggaacctcTACCCAGCATGTTATGGTGATAGAG TCTACAGATGCAGAGGCTGCAGGTCCTGGGGTCACGCAGGAGAAGTCTGCAGGAGAGGAGGACCCACGGTACTGCAGAGATATCCAGACTGGAGAGCCCTCTGTAGCCACAGAAGACCCCGTCACCATCCCAGCACTGCCCAGGACTCGACACAGCATCACGGAG GCTTgcaacctgaagaggcaccagagggtccacatagGGGAGAGATTCTACAGCTGgccccagtgtgagaagaggttctcccaccagcaccagctgacgatgcacctgaaggtccacacgggAGAGAGGTTGTAA